In the genome of Gloeomargarita sp. SKYB120, one region contains:
- the pgeF gene encoding peptidoglycan editing factor PgeF: MGWHWHGKTHLTCDLLSPWRHQFGTRWGGSDFPTLRNYRLRQIHSGVVLLATEAPDPPRGDGLITTEPGQGVWVCSADCVPVLIGCVKTGQVAALHAGWRGTAARILPTAIQKMLAQGSDLTSLRVALGPAISGANYQVQMEVVTALAATVTTPTCPTVEAVIATWQTQPELLRPDGQRWRLDLRYVQRHQLLQLGLAPEQIDIAPCCTYADAQHFYSYRRDKQTQVQWSGIASK, from the coding sequence GCATCAGTTTGGTACACGCTGGGGAGGGTCGGATTTTCCCACGTTGCGTAACTATCGCCTGCGCCAGATTCACAGCGGTGTGGTGTTGCTAGCAACCGAAGCCCCTGACCCGCCGAGGGGCGATGGGTTGATTACTACGGAGCCAGGCCAGGGCGTTTGGGTCTGTAGCGCCGATTGCGTGCCGGTGCTGATTGGTTGCGTCAAAACCGGACAGGTGGCTGCGCTCCATGCCGGTTGGCGGGGAACGGCGGCGCGGATTCTTCCCACTGCCATTCAAAAAATGCTGGCCCAGGGGAGTGATTTGACCAGCCTGCGGGTGGCGCTGGGACCGGCCATTAGCGGCGCGAATTACCAGGTGCAAATGGAGGTGGTCACAGCCCTGGCGGCAACCGTAACCACACCGACGTGTCCAACCGTCGAAGCTGTTATCGCCACCTGGCAAACCCAACCTGAATTGCTCCGTCCCGATGGGCAACGCTGGCGCTTGGATTTACGCTACGTCCAACGCCACCAACTGCTGCAACTGGGCTTGGCTCCCGAGCAGATAGACATCGCGCCCTGCTGCACCTACGCCGATGCCCAGCATTTCTACTCCTATCGCCGCGATAAACAAACCCAGGTGCAATGGTCCGGCATCGCTAGCAAATGA